The DNA sequence ccaagtttgtatatgatcatcgagaaattttgaattgtgcacgcaatacatgtatatccaaccagatattagattcccgatttctataaactgcaaaacctcgaccagacaagcattcaatacaggagaaattttcgactctgacatctcccctgattgaagacaccctgtgtggcacgggtgaagtgtgtcgcagtctgtataatggaatgacaacgtgttgtaaagttctaacgagatacaaatgaagtttatcattttgttttgtggatttatcagaataaagagaatctaatattttcagtaagtgcacatctccgatacctgttgaatagacgcccgtatttcatacttttttttggcgattataccttgtgcattgcatattatgcatatggcatgcacctttatttcgcaagaattgatataaataatatattttatgctctttgcctattccattctatcagtatgtaattggcaaatgatttatctacatttattttattagaaaatgcaaatacttgcatgcacttgcaagtatgcaagaaaagcttcttttttttttcttttttttttttttttgcatttttgtcttaacttatctaaacttccagaatgttgcattagtatatacaatcaatattttgtaattttgagcaaagcataatgttttaaaatgttattttatttgtttctcattccctatatattactatcggagatgtgcactggtcgagtccacctagaaaaatcactcaggtgtgacaatcacatttggggtatatacgggtagagtaaattaggctacctgaaagaaatatggcggataagatgagaaaggtgaacgtatttattaattcatgtcagctttaagtaaatgcaatttaaatacCTTTATGGCTAAATATAGAACTCAGATAAGTTTTATAAACTGGCACGTACACAGACGCCATGTTGCTTTATACGAGGTAAATCCAGTTAAATTACTTAATGCTTTCATTACTCTTTAAATTCCAATCTTTTTATCATTACTTTATACTTCATGGTTACTACATGCTATATTTTCTTTCAGTTAACAAAATGGCCACTGGACAAGATGTCCTTCGTTGTGACCTGTGTGAGATTGAACCAGTACAACTGTACTGTGATTTCTGTCAGGTCAGCTTGTGCAAGGGCTGTGTTGGAGAACATATATTAGATGATCCTCTCAAACACAAAGTAGTccaaattcatcaacgaaaatCAACTCCAATATATCCAAAATGTTCCTCACATGAAAATAGGGCCTGCAAAATCCAATGCAACGAGTGTGACCATCTAGTCTGTTCTCAATGCGTATCCTCAGAACAACACCGAGGACATACCTTCAACAACCTCTTGGAAATCTTCGAATCCAAGAAAGAAGAAATACAGAAAGATTTTGAAGAATTAGAAGAAACACTATCCCCAGCCTACGATTCTAGTACAAGGGAGATAGAGAATGAAATAGACGGCTTAGATGTGAAATACGAGAAATTAACAACATCAGTCACAGAACATGGAGATGAGTGGCACTCAGAAGTTGACAGAGTTGTTAACGAATTGAAAAAGGAAATTGATGTGATGAAAAGGAGACATCTTGAATTACTAAAAGAACTGCTGTCTCAAACGAAGCACCTTCAGTCACTGGTTCAACAGGCACGGAGCGATGCTTTACAATTCCTGGATTCCAATGAAGTGTCTTCAGTCGTGGAATATCAATCAAAGAATAAAGAACTAAGCAAACTTCCCACCAGTGTTGAAGTGTCAGTGCCAAAGTTTAACCCGCCGAAGATAGACTGTGCTCAGCTTGCTACATTATTTGGTAAATTAGTCCCAACAAAACAAGAACATGGCCACACAATGAAGTCACTGGAACCTACATCATCATCTTTAGTCAAGCATTTCCTTGATGAACCAAAGCTTATCACAGCCATAGACACTGGATATGAGAAGCTCCATAGTGTTTCCTGTCTCAGTGGAGAAGAAATCTTGGTAGGTGGTTCATCAAAGATTATTAAATGCTTTAACATGAAGAGTTCACTGCTGAAGACCATTACCCCAAAGTCAGGAAGTATACCAAATGGCATAACAGTGTCACTTGATGGGGATCTAATTTACTGTGACTGGAAAACAAGAACTGTGAACAAAGTGAAGAATGGACAGACAGAGGTGGTGATCAGACTTTGGGGCTGGATACCTGGCAATCTCTGTGTCAGCTCCTCTGGTGACCTTCTCGTTATCATGTTCAGTGTTGATTACAAACAATCCAAACTTGTCCGTTACTCAGGATCAACAGAGAAACAAACCATCCGGTATGAAGAGAACGGTAAACCTCTGCTTTCAGGAAATAAAGAACGTAAATACATTTGTGAGAACAGGAACCTCAATATCTGTGTGACTGACT is a window from the Ostrea edulis chromosome 5, xbOstEdul1.1, whole genome shotgun sequence genome containing:
- the LOC125650709 gene encoding uncharacterized protein LOC125650709, which encodes MATGQDVLRCDLCEIEPVQLYCDFCQVSLCKGCVGEHILDDPLKHKVVQIHQRKSTPIYPKCSSHENRACKIQCNECDHLVCSQCVSSEQHRGHTFNNLLEIFESKKEEIQKDFEELEETLSPAYDSSTREIENEIDGLDVKYEKLTTSVTEHGDEWHSEVDRVVNELKKEIDVMKRRHLELLKELLSQTKHLQSLVQQARSDALQFLDSNEVSSVVEYQSKNKELSKLPTSVEVSVPKFNPPKIDCAQLATLFGKLVPTKQEHGHTMKSLEPTSSSLVKHFLDEPKLITAIDTGYEKLHSVSCLSGEEILVGGSSKIIKCFNMKSSLLKTITPKSGSIPNGITVSLDGDLIYCDWKTRTVNKVKNGQTEVVIRLWGWIPGNLCVSSSGDLLVIMFSVDYKQSKLVRYSGSTEKQTIRYEENGKPLLSGNKERKYICENRNLNICVTDCAAQAVVVVNLDGKLRFRYTSHLFTTKASPFKPFGITTDSQSHILTSDSNNHCIHILDQNGQFLRYIDNCNLNKPRGLFVDNNDNLFVAELQSGKVKAIRYLS